The following coding sequences are from one Gadus morhua chromosome 10, gadMor3.0, whole genome shotgun sequence window:
- the LOC115552764 gene encoding uncharacterized protein LOC115552764, with product MAGKDWFTSFMERSGSLSLRRPEATSQQRLSSFNQSNVNLFHQNLKTVLDRHQFQAKDIWNIDETGVTTVQVQDRVVAQMGQKQVGSVTSAERGTLVTVALAGNAQGDLVPPFFIFPRKRFKDHFLRGGPVGCAGSGNPTGWMKEPDFLLYLAHFTSHTRVSKESKLLLLLDNHTSHLSIAAIDYCRANGIVLLSFPPHCTHRLQPMDISVFGPLKGYVNSAADRWMRSHPGINISIYDVPSIVAEALPKAATVNNITSGFSSPGIWPFNPSAFEEKDFAGAYSTDRPPPQASGDEVSASPGATSGMDVPDRAVRPEGEAVEFSPDIVRPYPKAGPRKITKRRGRKRTTAILTDTPVRAALEAEKQGTVKQRRPAKQPPSSRAPKKRLFSPAPDAGVAGVATSAAPPTITWPAD from the exons ATGGCGGGGAAGGACTGGTTCACCTCCTTCATGGAGCGCAGTGGCAGCCTCTCCCTTCGGCGTCCAGAGGCCACTAGCCAACAACGGTTGTCAAGTTTCAACCAAAGTAATGTAAACTTGTTCCACCAAAATTTAAAGACGGTGCTGGACCGGCACCAGTTCCAGGCCAAGGACATTTGGAACATTGATGAAACCG GGGTCACCACTGTCCAGGTGCAAGACCGCGTCGTCGCCCAGATGGGGCAGAAGCAGGTCGGGTCAGTGACCTCAGCGGAGAGGGGGACCCTGGTCACAGTTGCCCTGGCAGGCAATGCTCAGGGCGACCTTGTTCCGCCATTCTTCATCTTCCCCCGTAAGCGGTTCAAAGACCACTTCCTGAGGGGTGGACCCGTTGGCTGTGCAGGCAGCGGCAACCCAACTGGCTGGATGAAGGAGCCAGACTTCCTCCTGTACCTGGCCCACTTCACCAGTCACACCCGTGTGTCCAAGGAGTCgaagctgctcctcctgctggacAATCACACGTCCCACCTGTCAATTGCAGCAATTGATTACTGCAGAGCCAATGGCATAGTGCTGCTGTCATTCCCTCCCCACTGCACCCACAGGTTGCAGCCAATGGACATTAGTGTCTTCGGCCCCCTTAAGGGGTACGTAAACAGTGCAGCGGACAGGTGGATGAGGAGCCACCCAGGGATAAACATCTCAATTTATGATGTGCCCTCCATCGTTGCTGAAGCCTTACCAAAGGCTGCAACAGTGAACAACATTACCTCCGGGTTCTCAAGTCCAGGGATCTGGCCTTTTAACCCCTCTGCATTTGAGGAGAAGGACTTTGCCGGAGCCTATTCAACAGACCGCCCTCCTCCCCAGGCTTCGGGTGACGAGGTCAGCGCTTCTCCAGGTGCCACTTCAG GCATGGATGTACCTGATCGAGCTGTCCGGCCTGAGGGAGAGGCCGTTGAATTCAGCCCGGACATCGTCCGGCCTTACCCTAAGGCCGGACCTAGAAAGATCacaaagagaagagggagaaagag GACAACTGCTATACTTACGGACACCCCGGTGAGGGCTGCTTTAGAGGCGGAAAAGCAGGGAACTGTGAAGCAGCGTCGTCCCGCCaagcagcctccctcctctcggGCTCCCAAGAAGAGGCTCTTCTCGCCCGCTCCTGATGCCGGAGTTGCTGGAGTTGCCACCTCAGCTGCTCCTCCCACCATCACCTGGCCCGCTGATTGA